CGCCAGATGCGGAGGAGACAGTTATTCAAAATGAACAACTTGTCTATGAGGAGGAGAGGTCTCCAAGAATTGAATATAATCGACTTGTGGGTGCAAACCAATTCAGAAATATAGCTCCCGGTGCCGaaagaccacttggtgattatgctagaccggtctacaaccaaggcttatcgagTATGAGACCACCTCCCGTTGCAGCTAATAATTTTGAGTTAAAGCAGTGGTTACTTCAAACCCTCCAAAACAGTTGCGTCtttagaggaaagatgaacgaagatccgaACAATCATCTGATTAGACTTCGAGtagattatgaacaccttccaatataatggtgtgtcacaagatgcagtctacttaagggcattccccttcactctcaaagatgatgcaaagcactgtCTTCGAAGCTTGCCTAATGGATCTATTAGAACATGGGACTGTTTAGAAGGGAAATCCACAACTTCTGTCAGAATGAGACTGAAACGGTGTTTGAAGCTTTGGAGAGGTTCAAAGAAATAGTGTGTAAGTGTCAGCATAGTGGAATagaactccaggatttttgggatggattgacaccaacTTCACATAGAACACTGAGCAACGCAGCTGGAGGTccgttgatgaaaaagactccagaggagatagttacttTTCTAGATGAGTTGTCTgaggatgcaaatcagtggccctctaaagttgctgaaagaagaagaccgactggtgttcaccaagttgacgcTAACATatctgtgcaggtacagcttGATTCCATGGCAAATGAAATGAGGAAGCTAACTTTAGCTTCAATACATAGTGAGCCTCCTACAGCATGTGACATATATAGAATaggacaccctactcataagTGTCAAGCCTCGATCGAGGAAGTTAATGTTGTTGGTAATTacaacttcaatgcaatgggtcagaagcaccccggtttttcatggagttcacccgGAGGTACAGCAACTGCATGGCAACAAAGCAACTCCAGATTTTAAGGAGCTCCTGATTTTGTGAATCAACAGAGGCcgcagtttcagcctcaacagccaattcagtctgggttagaagatctgatgaaatccttcattgtcaagacagatgagaggttagatgctcatggtcagctatcaaagaacttgggatAGGTTTGCGTAACTTGGAGaggcaagtgggacaaattgcaactatATTATCTGAGATAATACCAGGTACTCTTCCTGGTGATACTGAAAAGAATCCAAAACAAACGATAAATgatgtgaccttgagaagcggaCAAGTGCTGAAAGATCCCACTCTAGTTAAAAATAAAGCTACGCCTGAAAAAGAAAGTAGGAAGGAGCTGAAAATTGAAGATGATGATAAACAGAttgagaagaagaaaggcaagaatggagctgagaaaaagaaaaagaaggaaacttcaagaagggaggaatccAATGAAGAAAGAAAGCACATGCatgctttaccttttccccaaaagctctATAGAGGAAAGCTGgataagcagtttgagagatttctagatatgctgagatgggttaatgtaaattttccattcacggaagttctctcacaaatgccagcttaaGCAAAGTTCTTGAAgaagatccttacaaagaagagaaagatataaCAAACCTTAGTGGTCAAActtacagagcattgcagtgctatattgcaaaacaaactatCACAAAAGTgtagagatccagggagttttacgataccttgctctttaggcattcttaactttgataaatctttatgtggctctggtgcctcaattaatctaatgccattgtctatttacaggaaactggagaaggagattggagagataaggtcggtgccaaTAGCATTGCAgatggcagaccaaacgactataACACCCGAGGGGATAGTAGAAGATGTTTTGGTACGGGTGGATAGgttcgtatttcctgtagatttcatagtagtgaatatggaggagaacaaggaggtccccctcatcctaggaagaccatttcCAGCAATGTGTAGAGCTATACTAGATATACATGATaaaaaactcatgcttagagtgggtgaggagatggTGACTattgagatgaatgtagcaacTGGAGTGAAAcaggagaagccagctgcaagtgttgagtggaagctAAAGAGTTTGAAAGATAAGGTCCCAGTGATTGAGAAAGACAAGTGCAGGGGTGTACCCCAATAAGGCTAAGAAGAAGTTGTCtgcgtggatgtgtgcactagttcgggcgagaagaatggagcccgacttcgactcagaccccgactgaaaattcagggaagtttcctttaccttatactttttaattgtgtgtcatggggacatgccacaaatTAAAGTGTTTGGtagggggatatttgtatgttttatgtatatgtattttagtttttgttaattttagtagttaaagatagaaaaaattgaaaacaaaatttaaaattttttatttttctcgacgatggatatcattcaacGGGTTTCTTCAGGGaattaagtcgaaagaaaaagacaaaaagattttcttttgtagttagtgtattaattcccccttgatttttctttgtgccatggttcttttccaagggttttgtttgaaccgggtgtagttagatttttgtttttagaagtaggaaaaccttgtgctatgatatgaaatggaagcaatatctcttgacttgatcatgccttgagaatagtgagtgatTTGGTTGTATGAGTGCCTTAAATTGTAtgttcttaactttgcttaactgctttgactagcgTTTCTTGATTATCCAatattgagtgagttatgtgtcatGTGTGTGTGAGGATTGGTGTATTGTgttcattgcatttgatgtctagaacttgcctcgtgtgtttgcaaagcgaaatagtagttttgttcagtcttggaagtgatataggcatttctttattgagccagctatatagtttacccaccaacttgttatgtatcgtatccccgttgagcctgtaatcatgtttctttggcaatcacattacaatccttacccatttgtttgaattgaccatttatttgaaccatttacctctcttgagcactagaaattgtatgaactttgaaaaagttaaagtttggggtggttggtttggcttttgagtggaactaatagaAATAAAGAGGAGGTGCATTGTTTTTAAAAAGTAAGAGCcatttgaattgaaaaagaaaaataaaaatttatgtagttgtatgattgtgaaaaatgatcTTTGATAAGTgataactcttgatgtaattgtgcttaaagaagaaaggagttaatgcatattgatgtgaaggtggagtatgggtttgacataagtgtggggtgttgaataattgtatgtattaaagtacctagggaggtgtagtcactcttatatctaaatgtatcctacccgtcccgtagcctacattacaaccaattaaagtcctacttgattcttgacttaaTGAGCTTGAAGTAGTAGAGTAATACACCACAGGCAAGCTTATGGTTCATCttctgtggcatatgaatgttgtttctgagagtgagtgaatttgtTCTATCTTTAGTTCCTGATTGTTCTAATTTTGTATGGTGTGTGGAACTATACTCTTTTTTTTATGTgggggcacttgattcatgaatatTGTGCAGTGTATAGTAAACTACACATACCTTTTCGCTCGGAACTCTGTTTGGGCTCcataatatatcgttggaaagctatttaaaaTTTCTACAACTTCATGCTTTacgttttcccaaatttcaaacAGAACGCCACCCATGTTTGCATCCGCGCACTGGGCACGCATTGGGTGCTCATATGAGGCAGAACAGGGTGAAAAGTGCGCGGCCAAGTGCGCgagcacacttccaggtgcgcggccgcgcacgtccaactCCGGAAAAGTGTCCTATTTTGCGTAGGAGAAGGTGCATTTGTTTGGGGCCGACCCCACTTGGTATATATACAAGGAAAACGGTATTTtaaggacttttgacataatttagacctaaggaagctaaggagaagagggagaagcaagagcacaaggatttcaccatttaTCCTTACTCAAGccaagggtttggatgttttatgttttcctttgacttaaacttaattgtgatgaatttctccatatccatggagtaattcttccttagggattgatggatttggtgttttgagaattgtttgtggatattaactctagttttatgcattgaagcattttgttatttttattattgcatatatattcacttgtttatgtaatcgaaagaggcataatttgtgatgttttgcattatcttattggttgaattcattgattcttgttagtaatcgaaagaggctagtgggaatatttagacctagttaggaggataatcagaagaggttctcctaaggatcaatccaatacgaattcttgcatatctttaccaagcttaacttagttcatatagtaaggttgagacttaatcgagagaggactTTTGACATAGTTCATATAGTAAGGTTGAGACTTACCCCTCATGGAAAaacggtattttgaggacttttgacataatttagacctaaggaagctaaggagaagatggagaagcaagagcacaaggttttcaccattcatcctcactcaagacaagggtttggatgttttatgttttcctttgactttAATTTAcctgtgatgaatttctccatatccatggagtaattcttccttagggattgatggatttggtgttttgagaattgtttgtggatattaactctagttttatgtattgaagcgttttgggtgtttttattattgcatatatattcacttatttatgtaatcgaaagaggcataatttgtgatgttttgcattatcgTATTGGTTGAAGTCATTGATTCTTGTTATTAATCAAAACAGGCTAGTTGAAATATTTAGACCTAGTTAGCAGGATACTCAAAAGATGTtctcctaaagactaatccactacgaattcttgcatatcttcaccaagcttaacttagttcatatcgtaaggttgagacttaatcgagagaggagtttctactgattgtttgaacataatagagtgaattcgagagactcacttgaaccatagaagtgaagtaactatagttaattcccaaacaagtatcttacacctatccaatcaacacCTATTGTCTCCCTTTGATATattcttgcttactcttgttgcgattgtcattagccaatagattagacttttagtaaattttagttttaaactaCACAACTCTAAAATGTTGATCATCTCGAATAGCAATTAAAACTCGAAGCTACAAAaacactatttaaatccaatccctgtggatacgatattttctatactatattctactagcgagcataattttgtattgtgtttttagctcgtcaaaTGTCACCATAttatatagcatgaggaaatgaaTCTATATGTATACATGCCCAATATGCACGATAAATGTAATGCACCACAGTGATAaacttatgtactcacactctcagagtattcaatctcactgtctcacactctaTCACTCGGTACTCTCAATCGCTCGATACACtacatcactcggcactcggtgcCTGCGCTCAGTGCTgttatgtcagactccggagaagcggatccagcccaagcgctaatataagccaacatggcctgctgcggtgtgcagtccgatcccatcatgaatcaataaagtctgatgcggcgtgcagcccgatcccataaatatcactaaCAATCAAGCCCTCGACCTCAACACAGTCATcattctctccagtctctcgggctcacaaatctcatgctaatcagcccaaaaatattacatgatgtaacaataaatgataacagagactgagatatgatatgcaaatgaatgaatatgactgagtatgaaattgcaatttaAGCGAAtgactcaacaacagaaatgacctcagtgggttccAACAAATatgcatatagcctaaacatggtttctaacatggatcaaagctcaattactctagcacgtagaaatttcatggatagaaacaagattaggtaactacacagtaccacggaATCAactgagtcataattcacacggtgcatgcccacacgcccgtcacctagtgcgtcacctcaacaccaacacataacacatatatttaGGGATTcttaccctcagcaccaagtttagaagtattacttacctcgaacaagtcaaatccaataccgagcaagccaaacaatactctagaaatgccatcccgcgcgtaccaatctccgaatggctcgaaactagccaaaagcaactcaagaacatcaaataatgccaaaagaaacaaactcaatcgaAGATATTGAATcattaatcaaaatcccaaagtaaaccaaaaattcaaacccgagcccgcacctcagaacccaaaaaaactcaaaaaacctgacaactcattcaattttgaatccaactatactagtttcactcaaatccaactccgtattgatgttcaaaactcagaCATTTACTTTAAAAACaatttagacaaaaacccccaatttctctttcaatatcacaaatgttacaccccatattttcgtacatgaaGGTACgctataaataaattgatgaaagctcgaaaatgagatgttatatcccgcatt
This region of Nicotiana tomentosiformis chromosome 4, ASM39032v3, whole genome shotgun sequence genomic DNA includes:
- the LOC138909857 gene encoding uncharacterized protein; the encoded protein is MGLFRREIHNFCQNETETVFEALERFKEIVCKCQHSGIELQDFWDGLTPTSHRTLSNAAGGPLMKKTPEEIVTFLDELSEDANQWPSKVAERRRPTGVHQVDANISVQVQLDSMANEMRKLTLASIHSEPPTACDIYRIGHPTHKCQASIEEVNVVGNYNFNAMGQKHPGFSWSSPGAIKELGIGLRNLERQVGQIATILSEIIPGTLPGDTEKNPKQTINDVTLRSGQVLKDPTLVKNKATPEKESRKELKIEDDDKQIEKKKGKNGAEKKKKKETSRREESNEERKHMHALPFPQKLYRGKLDKHLSKVLEEDPYKEEKDITNLSGQTYRALQCYIAKQTITKVKLEKEIGEIRSVPIALQMADQTTITPEGIVEDVLVRVDRFVFPVDFIVVNMEENKEVPLILGRPFPAMCRAILDIHDKKLMLRVGEEMVTIEMNVATGVKQEKPAASVEWKLKSLKDKVPVIEKDKCRGVPQ